A window from Balearica regulorum gibbericeps isolate bBalReg1 chromosome 1, bBalReg1.pri, whole genome shotgun sequence encodes these proteins:
- the MCAT gene encoding malonyl-CoA-acyl carrier protein transacylase, mitochondrial: protein MGSWAAATWRLGGCSARGGLRGVPRRRGSSLPGGGDRAATLSDLLQSSVGAEEPVAAAAARRQWRSPQEGTVLLFPGQGSQFVGMGRGLLRYPAVRDMYRLAEKVLGYDLLSLSLEGPRDELDRTRHCQPAVFVASLAAVEKLNHQQPEVVESCVAAAGYSVGEFAALVFAGALGFAEALYAVKVRAEAMQKASEAVPSGMLSVIGRREANYKFACSEARKHCESLGIENPVCEISNYLFPDSRVIAGHLQALEFLQENARKYYFTRTKMLPVSGAFHTRLMEPAVEPLAEVLKSTEIQKPLLCVYSNVDGKKYMHSKHIQKLLVKQVVSPVMWEQTMHSVYERKQGTEFPYTYEVGPGKQLGAVLKKCNLKAWKQYNHVDALEDEEAAET from the exons ATGGGCAGCTGGGCCGCGGCGACATGGCGGCTTGGTGGCTGCAGCGCGCGCGGCGGCCTCCGCGGCGTaccgcggcggcggggcagcTCCCTCCCCGGCGGTGGGGACCGGGCGGCGACCCTGAGCGACCTGCTGCAGAGCTCGGTGGGGGCCGAGGAGCCGgtcgcggcggcggcggcgaggcgGCAGTGGCGGTCCCCCCAGGAGGGCACGGTGCTGCTCTTCCCCGGGCAGGGCAGCCAGTTCGTGGGGATGGGCCGCGGGCTGCTGCGGTATCCCGCCGTGCGGGACATGTACCGCCTGGCCGAGAAGGTGCTGGGCTACGAcctgctctccctctccctggAGGGGCCGCGGGACGAGCTGGACCGCACCCGGCACTGCCAGCCCGCCGTGTTCGTCGCCTCCCTGGCCGCCGTGGAGAAGCTCAACCACCAGCAGCCTGAA GTGGTAGAGAGCTGCGTGGCGGCGGCGGGGTACAGCGTGGGGGAGTTCGCGGCGCTGGTCTTCGCTGGAGCCCTGGGCTTTGCCGAAG cGTTGTACGCGGTGAAAGTGCGCGCCGAAGCCATGCAAAAGGCGTCGGAAGCTGTCCCCAGTGGAATGCTATCGGTTATCGGTCGGCGAGAGGCAAATTACAAATTTGCCTGTTCAGAAGCCCGTAAACACTGTGAATCGCTGGGTATAGAAAACCCTGTATGTGAAATTTCAAACTATTTGTTTCCAGACAGCAGAGTCATTGCAGGACACTTACAG GCTTTGGAGTTTTTGCAGGAGAATGCCcgaaaatattattttacacGTACAAAAATGCTTCCCGTCAGTGGGGCTTTTCATACCAGACTTATGGAACCAGCAGTAGAGCCACTGGCTGAAGTCCTAAAATCGACTGAGATTCAGAAACCGCTGCTCTGTGTCTATTCCAATGTTGATGGCAAAAAGTACATGCACTCAAAGCACATTCAGAAGCTGTTAGTGAAGCAGGTGGTTTCACCTGTTATGTGGGAACAGACCATGCATTCTGTAtatgaaagaaagcaaggaaCAGAATTTCCTTACACGTACGAAGTGGGGCCCGGGAAGCAACTAGGAGCCGTTctcaaaaaatgtaatttaaaggcCTGGAAACAGTATAACCATGTAGATGCTCTGGAAgatgaggaagcagcagagacctAA
- the TSPO gene encoding translocator protein, producing the protein MEVVPAWVPAVGFTLLPHAGGFLGSKVTRKEIPVWYESLQKPSWCPPNWVFAPVWGTLYTSMGYGSYLVWKELGGFNEKSVVPLGLYAGQLALNWAWTPVFFGAHKVGWGLVTLLLTTGTATATTASWYNIHKTAAYLMVPYLAWLTMASALNYRIWKDNRSKKQPE; encoded by the exons ATGGAAGTGGTACCAGCCTGGGTCCCAGCAGTGGGTTTCACACTCCTGCCCCATGCAGGAGGATTTTTAGGAAGCAAGGTAACCAGAAAGGAAATCCCAGTGTGGTATGAATCTCTACAGAAGCCATCCTGGTGTCCACCAAACTGGGTGTTTGCTCCTGTTTGGGGAACTCTCTATACATCTATGGG ATATGGCTCCTACCTGGTATGGAAGGAATTGGGGGGCTTCAATGAAAAGTCAGTGGTTCCTCTGGGTCTGTATGCAGGGCAGCTGGCATTAAACTGGGCATGGACTCCAGTATTTTTTGGAGCTCACAAAGTGGGATGG GGGTTGGTGACTCTTCTGCTTACGACTGGTACGGCAACAGCTACTACTGCTTCCTGGTATAACATCCACAAAACAGCAGCTTATTTGATGGTTCCTTATTTAGCTTGGCTAACCATGGCTTCTGCACTCAATTACCGTATCTGGAAGGACAATCGCAGCAAGAAACAACCTGAATAA